A genomic segment from bacterium encodes:
- a CDS encoding SRPBCC domain-containing protein — translation MATKSKKYDWTQFTEKIEIRATPERVFKAWTSDKEIVKWFMTEAKLEPKKGGRFYMKFLTGATGDETVLAIRENRSFRFTFGSDGETVEVTVKKTKLGTDCVLRQFGMKDTPDARINWHMGCRNGWVFFLTNLKAYLEKKIDLRSHDPKKTYLQGYVNS, via the coding sequence ATGGCAACAAAGTCAAAGAAATATGACTGGACGCAGTTTACAGAGAAGATAGAGATCCGGGCAACTCCGGAGCGGGTATTCAAGGCCTGGACCAGCGACAAAGAGATCGTGAAGTGGTTCATGACCGAGGCGAAATTGGAGCCCAAAAAGGGGGGCAGATTTTATATGAAATTTCTGACCGGTGCTACCGGTGATGAGACCGTTTTGGCGATCCGAGAGAATAGATCTTTCAGATTCACTTTTGGCTCCGATGGCGAGACGGTTGAAGTAACGGTCAAGAAGACAAAGCTGGGGACGGACTGCGTTCTTCGTCAATTCGGGATGAAAGACACGCCTGATGCGCGGATCAACTGGCATATGGGGTGTCGCAACGGCTGGGTCTTTTTCCTCACCAACCTTAAGGCGTATCTGGAAAAGAAGATAGACCTGCGGAGCCACGACCCGAAGAAGACTTATCTGCAGGGGTACGTGAACAGTTGA